A genomic region of Acipenser ruthenus chromosome 9, fAciRut3.2 maternal haplotype, whole genome shotgun sequence contains the following coding sequences:
- the LOC117405807 gene encoding ADP-ribosylation factor-like protein 6 isoform X1, which translates to MGLFDKLAGWLGIKKKEVHVLCLGLDNSGKTTIINKLKPSNAQTQDIVPTIGFSIEKFKTSSLSFTVFDMSGQGRYRNLWEHYYKEGQAIIFVIDSSDTLRMVVAKEELDTLLNHPDIKHRRMPILFFANKMDLRDALSSVKVSQLLCLENIKDKPWHICASDALKGEGLQEGVDWLQDQIAQ; encoded by the exons ATGGGGCTTTTTGACAAGCTTGCTGGGTGGCTGGGCATAAAGAAGAAAGAGGTTCATGTGCTGTGCCTTGGTCTGGACAACAGTGGCAAAACTACCATCATTAATAAATTAAAACCTTCAAAT GCGCAAACACAAGACATAGTTCCAACCATTGGCTTCAGCATTGAGAAGTTTAAGACTTCCag CTTATCGTTCACGGTTTTTGATATGTCTGGCCAGGGAAGATACAGAAACCTCTGGGAACATTATTATAA GGAAGGCCAGGCTATCATATTTGTTATTGACAGCAGTGACACGTTAAGAATGGTTGTTGCCAAAGAAGAACTTGATACCCTCCTAAATCATCCGG atatTAAACACCGACGGATGCCTATTTTGTTCTTTGCAAACAAGATGGACCTCAGAGATGCTTTGTCTTCGGTGAAGGTTTCTCAATTGCTATGTCTTGAGAACATCAAAGATAAACCCTGGCACATCTG tgCCAGTGATGCTCTAAAAGGGGAAGGTCTGCAAGAAGGTGTGGACTGGCTTCAAG ACCAGATTGCACAGTAA
- the LOC117405807 gene encoding ADP-ribosylation factor-like protein 6 isoform X2 produces the protein MGLFDKLAGWLGIKKKEVHVLCLGLDNSGKTTIINKLKPSNAQTQDIVPTIGFSIEKFKTSSLSFTVFDMSGQGRYRNLWEHYYKEGQAIIFVIDSSDTLRMVVAKEELDTLLNHPDIKHRRMPILFFANKMDLRDALSSVKVSQLLCLENIKDKPWHICASDALKGEGLQEGVDWLQDQIRMMKT, from the exons ATGGGGCTTTTTGACAAGCTTGCTGGGTGGCTGGGCATAAAGAAGAAAGAGGTTCATGTGCTGTGCCTTGGTCTGGACAACAGTGGCAAAACTACCATCATTAATAAATTAAAACCTTCAAAT GCGCAAACACAAGACATAGTTCCAACCATTGGCTTCAGCATTGAGAAGTTTAAGACTTCCag CTTATCGTTCACGGTTTTTGATATGTCTGGCCAGGGAAGATACAGAAACCTCTGGGAACATTATTATAA GGAAGGCCAGGCTATCATATTTGTTATTGACAGCAGTGACACGTTAAGAATGGTTGTTGCCAAAGAAGAACTTGATACCCTCCTAAATCATCCGG atatTAAACACCGACGGATGCCTATTTTGTTCTTTGCAAACAAGATGGACCTCAGAGATGCTTTGTCTTCGGTGAAGGTTTCTCAATTGCTATGTCTTGAGAACATCAAAGATAAACCCTGGCACATCTG tgCCAGTGATGCTCTAAAAGGGGAAGGTCTGCAAGAAGGTGTGGACTGGCTTCAAG ATCAGATCAGAATGATGAAGACGTGA